The DNA region AATTGTTTTTATTATGGATCGAAACTTTATAGCCTAACGGAACGTAAATGCGAGAGATTTCTTTACCATTTTCTAAAAAAAACTCTTCTTCGTAAATGGCTTTTGGTAAGAATTCGTCTTTTAAAATAGATTGAAGTGCTACCAGTTTTTCCCAATATTTAATACGATGTTCTAAGCTATCTTCTAGATCTAATGCGACTAAAGCTTTTTTGTTGTCAAAATGAAATTTAAAACTTACACCTTTAAGTTTTGTGTTATACAATATCCATTTTCTAGGAAACGATTTACCAAAACTTGTCCAAAATTCTTGTTTTAAGCGTCTAGATTCTTCCTTAGAAAACATAATTAATTGGTTTAAGTGTTATATAAAATAGGCAATAATAACTGCAAGGACAATGGTACTTAATTTAACAATATTAAATTTATGTCCTTCGTTACTTTCAAATAAAATAGTGGTACTAATATGTAAAAAGATACCAATTACAATTGCCGAAATTTCATAAAAATAAGTAGTAAAAAACGTGAAATTTTCTGATAAATATGTGCCTAATGGCGTCATTAAAGCAAAAAGACCTAAAAATAAAACCATTTTTTTTAGACCAATTTTAGAACTAATAAAAAAGGTACTTAAAATAATTGCAATAGGTAATTTATGAATAATAATCCCATATAATAATTGATCGTGCGCATGTATAGGAATACCTTCTAATATACTATGTATACTCAAACTAACAAATAGTAACCAAGGAAACTTAATACTGTTTTTATCTAAATGTACATGTCCATGTTCTGCACCTTTAGAGAAAAATTCCAGTATAATTTGAAGTAAAATACCAGCCATTATAAAAATACCAATTGGTTTATCATGGTTATGATGGTAAACTTCTGGTAAAAAATTAAAAACAGTGACAGATAATAAAAATGCTCCACTAAATGCAAGTAATAGTTTTAGGTTAGACGATTTATTAGGTTTAAAAATTAAAACTAATACAACACCTAAAACAACACTTAAAATGGGTAAAATAATATTTAGCATTTAAAAAATAATGAAAGTTGGTTAACAACTATTTAAAAATCATAATTAATCTTTCAGATTGGTTTTTATCATACTTACTTAGTTTATAATCACCAAAAACATCAAGTAAATACACGTTAGCTTTTTCAAATAAATTTTCAAAATCGTTTAATGTAAAAGCCTTTACACGTTCTGTAAATTTATAATTTTCATTCTCAAAAGTAAAGCTAATATCTTTAATGATATAACCGTTTTCTACACGTCGTTGTTGTAAAAAATCTATACCATTAACGGTTTTAATATCTTCTTTAACTAGATGTTTTATAACATAATCGGTATTCATAAAATCAATAACACCAAAGCCAAATTCATTTAAATTAGACTGTATTGCTTTTATGGTGTTAAGATTATCGTTTTCGTCCTCAAAATATCCAAAACTTGTAAATAAATTAAAAACAGCATCAAAAGTATCGCCAATAGGTAAGCACATATTATGTACTTTAAAGGCTAAAGTATCGTTTTCAAATTGTTTAGCAAAATTTATACTATTTTCAGATAAATCTGCACCAACAACATTATATCCTAATTTATTTAAAAAGATACTATGTCTACCTTTACCGCAAGCCAAATCTAAAATTTTAGCATTTTCGGGTAAATTTAGATATTCGGTTAAATTCGTCATAAAAGCTTCCGCTTCAGCGTAATCCCGATCTTTATAAAGTATATGATAAAATGGTGTGTCAAACCAAGACGCGTACCATTTTTTTGAAAGATTTGTCATAGTTAGTTTTTTAGGGTTTAAACTTTCGCTTAGGCAACAGTTTACCAGGCTTTCGCAACTCGCTCTTTGCAAGGAGCTCAAACAAATTGCTCAATCCTTAACCCAATTATCAACAAAGGTTATGTTTCCGGCAAAAATAGAGTATTTTTGCAAAGTATTAGACGAATAATATGGAAGAAAATTTCAACATGGTTGCCAAAACCTTATTTGGTTTTGAAGATTTATTAGTAAAAGAGTTAAAGCAATTAGGTGCACAAGATGTAAAAGCAGGCGTACGTAACGTAACTTTTGTAGGAGATAAAGGCTTTATGTACAAAGCAAATTTAGCATTACGTACAGCAATAAAAATCTTAAAACCAATAAAAACGTTTAGAGTTTCTAACGAAGAAGATTTATACAAACAAGTTTACAATATTAAGTGGGAAAAATACTTAAAACCTACAGGTAGTTTAGCAATAGATGCAACAGTACATTCTAAACACTTTACACACTCTAAATTTATAGCATTAAAAACAAAAGATGCGATAGTAGATAGGTTTAGAGATAATGGTGGCGTTAGACCAAATGTAGATTTACGTTTTCCAGATTTAAAAATAAACGTACACATAGATCGCTCTGTTTGTACAATATCTTTAGATAGTTCTGGCGAGTCTTTGCATAGACGTGGTTATAAATTAGCAACTAACATTGCACCTATAAATGAAGTGTTAGCAGCAGGATTAATTATGCTTTCTGGTTGGGACGGACAAAGTGATTTTATGGATCCAATGTGCGGTAGCGGAACAATGCTAGCCGAAGCTGCAATGATAGCTTGTAATATACCACCAAATTTAATGCGTAAAGAGTTTGCTTTTGAGCGTTGGCAAGATTGGGACGTAGAATTATTTGAAAAAATAGAAGAATCTTTATTAAAGAAAACCAGAGATTTTCATCATAAAATTTATGGTTACGATAAGTCACCAAGTGCTGTACATAAAGCAAAAGAAAATATTAAAAATGCACATTTAGACGAGTTTATATCAATAAAACACGAAGACTTTTTTAAAACACAACGTCCTGGTGAAGCACAAAAATTACATATGGTATTCAATCCACCTTATGGCGAACGTCTTGATATAGAAATGGAGCAGTTTTATAAACAAATAGGAGATACCTTAAAGCAAAATTACCCAAATACAGATGCTTGGTTTATTACTTCCAATTTAGAAGCTTTAAAGCACGTTGGTTTAAGACCGTCAAGAAAAATAAAATTATTTAATGCTAAACTAGAATCTAGATTAATTAAATATGAAATTTATGCTGGAAGTAAGAAAGCTAAGTTTAATTAGATGATGCAAATTCTTCATAATAAATACTTTAAGTTATTATTTTATATACTTCTTCCTTTAGCAATATTAGGTGTATTAGGTTATTATGAAATACTAAAAACAAAGATTTTATTAAAAGAATTAATCGCTTTTGGCACTTTTTCGTTATTAATTTATAGTCTTTTAGCAATTTTTTTTTCAAAAATAAACAATTATATAGTTACTATTACAACTTTGTTTTTGTCGTTTTTAGTATTTATTAAAATAAGTTTTTATCACCATTACAAAGTTAGATTAGATGCTTCTGCTTATTATGTAATTTTTGAAACTAACAAAACCGAATCTATTGAGTTTTTAAAATTTTATTTTGATAATTATGTAATTATCATTTCGGTTTTACTTTTAGCCTTACCTGTATTGGTATATTTTATTTTTGGTAAAAAAGAAACAATTAAAATTACAAAGTCATTAAAATTATTGTCTTTTTTATGTATTTGTATAACCACTTCTATTATTGCTTTTAAGTTTAAAAAGGAAAATTTAATATATAATTCAGTATTAAGTTATAAAGAGTATAAAGAATTTAAAAAGAATTTAAAATCAGAATTAGCAAATCAATTAAGTCCATTTGTTACTGTACAAGAAATTAAAAATAAAGAGAAAGAAACTTATGTAGTGATAATTGGAGAATCTACCTCTAATTGGCACATGCAATTGTATGGTTATCAAAGAGAAACAAATCCCTTGTTATCAGAAATAAAAGAAGAACTTTTAGTCTTTAAAAATGTAATAACAAGTAATACACATACAATTATTGCATTAGATAAAATTTTAACTTTTTCAGATTATCAATACCCAAATAAAAAAAATAATACATCTATTGTACAATTAGCAAATGCAGCAGGTTTCAATACATATTGGATAACAAATCAAAGACCAGTAGGTTTACATGAAAGCGTATCTACAATTATTGGCCAAGCAGCGAATAAATTTATTCCTTTATCTATAGGTAATAGTAATGAAGTAAGTTTAGATGAAAAAATATTACCCGAACTAAAAAAGGTCTTACAAAATAAAGAAGAAAAAAAAATTATTTTTATACACCTAATGGGAACACATGGTGTGTATAAGTATAGGTATCCAGATAGTTTTAATCAATTTACAAATAGCCCTAATAATATTAGACTTAACACGTCTAATAAAGCTATAAAATTAATTAACGAATATGATAACGCTATTACTTATAATGATTATATAGTAAGAAGTATTATAGATCAAATAAAAGCATTAGAAGATAAAAGCTTAGTAATTTATTTCTCTGATCATGGCGATGAACTTTATGATACTATAGATTTTGTAGGGCACAACGAATATTTAGCTACAAAACCGATGTATGAAATACCTTTTATAGTTTGGATGTCAGATAAATACAAAAAAGAGAATAAAGATAGTTTTGAGTTTAATTCATACTTAAAAAGAAAATATATTTTAGATGATTTTATTCACAGTTTTTCTGATCTTTTAAAAATTAAACACAATAAATTTGATAGTACAAGAAGTATTTTTAGTCCAAATTTTAAATTTAAAAAAAGACTAATAAAAACAAATATAGACTATGATAAATAAAAAACGATTAGTTTTAATAGGTATTCTTTTAAGTTTATTAGCTGTTTTTTATTATTTTTTTCCTTTTAACTTAGAGCATATAGGTTATACAAATAAGATTTATGCACATAGGGTAAATAGTAAAGAAAAACTAGAAGCTTCATTACTTTATTTTAAAGGCGTAGAGTTAGATTTAGTTTATGATAGTAAAAAAAATGTTTTAGATGTTAATCATCCACCAGCAAAATCTATTCAATTATATTTTGAAGATTATTTAACTGTATTAAAAGATAAAAAACCTCGCTTATGGTTAGATATTAAAAATTTAAATACTGAAAACTCTTTATTGGTATTAAAAAAATTAAAAGCAGATTTAAATAAATTAAACTACGATTATACAAATGTATTAGTAGAATCAACAATACCAGAAGCATTACCAATTTTTTCAAGAGAAGGATTTAATACAAGTTATTATTTACCACCAAATATTTACTCAAAACCGCAAACGGAAAAAGACTCTATAATTCAATTGATACAAAGTAAATTAAATAAGGATAATAAATTAGCTGTTTCTACCAATTATAAAGATTATAACTTTTTAAAAGATAATTTCCCTGAAACAACAAAGTATATTTGGGCTTTAACACCTAGAATTAATTTAGATCAATTAAAAGTCAGATCTATACTAAAAGATTCTACTGTATCAATTTTGATAGTACGTTATAGAAGCTTAATAGGAAATAGATGATACTAGTTATTAGTGTTTTCTGGTAATTCTTCTTTTTCTTTTTTCTCCTTCTTTGTGTTACTTTTTTTAAACAAAGGTATCATATAAGAAACAGTGTAACCATAACCAACACCAATACTATTAGAATCGTAGGTTTTATTAAAACCAGGAACATATAAATTTTCTAAATTTTCTGGTTGGTCTTGACTTATCATGCTTTTTAATTGAGCATTTATTCCTACAAACAAATTATTTAAAACTTCAGCTTTAATACCTATCTGAAGTTCTACCCATATTGCAGATAAACCACTAAATTTTATGCTTTCTGTACTAGAATTTTGTGGTGACCAATATTGATTAGTATTGTATACAGTATAATTATTTCTGGTTTGACTAAATGTACTTGCACCAACTCTAAAACCAGCATAGATCATATTTTCCATTCCAATCCAATTATCATACATGTTATAATCTGCACCAGCTTTAAAATAGCTACCAGAAGCTGTAACGCTTAAATAATCATTAGTTGTAATTTTTTCCTCAGTACCTAATTCTCCAGCAATATACCATTCTTTAGTAAGTCTATAATCACCAACAATTTCAAAACCTTTATAGTCATCATCTAAAAAAGATCTAATTAATTTACCTGCATCTGCACCAAGTCTAAGACCATATTTTAATTTTGGTTTAGCAGTGTTTTGTAGTGTATCTTGTGCATTTGCATACCCAACGATACATAATGTATTAATGAGAAAAAATGTAATGCGTAATAGTTTCATCTTCAATAATTAAGTTGTCGTTTTGTGGTATAGTTTGAAAAATCCATGGTCCATCTGTACCAGAATCTATATTAATATTAATGGTTTTAAAAATAGTTTTATAACCACAAGCTCTAGACACGTATAGATCTTCTCTTGTATAGTTTATGGTTAACAATTCTTGATTTCCTGTAAAAAAATCATCAGAAAAATCGTCTGGAGTATCATTATCATCTATTTCAAATTCTTTAATTAAAATAAATTGAGTTTGATCTTCGTCTGTTTTTAATGGTAAAGAAATTTGATTTAAATCGGTTCCAGAAAATTCTCTTAAAAATGAGTCTTCAGGTACATTTGTACTAAGCGGAAAAACACTATCATCTTCAACACCAATAATTATTAAATTAAAAACAGACTTTGAGTTTTCTATAATATTATTGTCCTTAAAATCTACAATCATACTTGGTGTTGTTGGTGTACTTTCTGGGCACAAATCGTCACGTTCGCAAGTTGTTAGTATCGTAAAGGTTAATAAAAGTAATATGATTTTTTTCATTATTTATTTTTCAAATAATACAACAGTTTCTATGTGAGATGTATGCGGAAACTGATCTACTAAACTTATTTTTTTTAATTTAAAACCTGCATTAATTAACGTTTCTGTATCTCTTGCTTGTGTTGCAGGATTACAAGATACGTAAACCATACGTTTTGCGTTTAAATTTATAATTTTATTTAAAGTTTTTGGCGCAATTCCAGAACGTGCTGGATCTAGTATTATTGTTTGAATTTTATTTTTGTATTGTGGATATTTACTTAAAAATTTACCAACATCTTCTGCATAAAATTCTAATCCTTTTATATTATTTCTTTTAGCGTTTAATTTAGCATCTTCTATTGCAGATGCAACAATATCTACACCAACAATTTTGGTGTTATTACTTTTAGATGCTATAATTTGTCCAATGGTTCCTGTACCGCAAAATAAATCTAATACTACAGAGTTATCTACTGCTTCTTTATCTTCTAAAGCATAATCTACAACCTTTTGGTATAGTTTTTCGGCAGATTTTGGATTGGTTTGGAAGAAGCTTTTCATGCTAATTTCAAAGTTTAATCCAAGTAGTTCTTCAACAATTTTATCTTCTCCGTAAATTAAATTAATGCTTCCCGAAGTCGCAATTGTACGATCGCCTTGTTCATCATTAATTGTATGTAAAAAACCAGCAACTCTATCTTTAAATAGTGACACCAAAAATTTTGCAAATTCATTAAGATCAAATTGATTTAAATCATTAGAAGTGGTAACCAAATTAAATAAAAGTTGATTAGTTTTAAACGATTTTCTAACTACTAAATATCTAAAAAAACCTTCACGTTTTGGAGCATGCCAAGGATTAAGTCCTGTTGCTTCGCAATACGCCTTTATTTTTATTAAGTTATCTTCTAAGTCTTTATCAAATAAGCCACTATCTTTATCAAGATTGTCTCCAATCCACCAAGTACCGCGACGTTTAAAACCAAGTGTAAACTCGTCTACATCTGTGTTATTTTCATGATCGTAGCCAATTGCAGAAAAACTATATTCCATTTTGTTACGATAGTGGAATAGGTTAGGAGACGATACAAATTGGTCAAAATAATCCTCAATATCTGTTACTTTACCAATTTTTTTAAACAAATCCATAGTACTAGTGTACTTGTATTGGTGTTGTTTTTCTATAGGTAAATTAATGTAAGGTGCTCCAGAAATTTCGTGAAAATTTAAATTTACTTCATCAGGAGATTTTTGTAGTACATCAATTAATTTACATTCGGCGTATTTCTTTTTAGCTTTAACAACTCTAGCTTTTACTTTTTGACCAGGTAAAGTATTAGGTACAAAAAGAACAAAGTTTCCTAATTCGTTATTAATTCTGGCAATACCTTTACCACCAAATGCGTAGTCAACTATGTCTAAATCTATTAATTGACCGCGTTTTACAAATTTATTTCTATCTCTTCTTGGCATGCTGCAAAAGTAAACAAAGGTTTGAGTAAATAATACACTACAATTAAAATTTTAATAAAATTGATTAATCTATTAAAAATGAATAAAATTGTTTTTAAACAGTTGTATAATTTATTATTTTGCAACTTCTAGGGATGATTTCTTTCCCACGCTGAATTTTCGAGACTTATCGAAAGGATAAAGGTAGAAAGGAATGGTTATTTTTTCACTTTAAAAACTTTTAAAAATGGCTGTTTTAGACCAATTAACATCGCAACAAGCGATGGACTTAGAAAACCAATACGGAGCACACAATTATCACCCATTACCAGTAGTACTTAGTAAAGGTGAAGGTGTTTTTGTTTGGGATGTAGAAGGTAAAAAATATTATGATTTTTTATCGGCTTATTCTGCTGTAAACCAAGGACATTGTCATCCAAAAATTGTTGGAGCAATGGTAGAACAAGCAAAACAATTAACTCTTACTTCTAGAGCATTTTATAATGACATGCTTGGACGCTACGAAAAATTTGCTTCAGAATACTTTGGTTTTGATAAATTATTACCAATGAATACAGGAGCCGAAGCTGTAGAAACCGCTTTAAAACTATGCAGAAAATGGGCTTACGAAGTAAAAGGTATAGAAGAAAATGAAGCCGAAATTATTGTTTGTAAAAACAACTTTCACGGACGTACAACGACCATTATTTCATTTTCAAATGATCCTGTAGCACGCAAAAACTTTGGACCGTATACCAATGGATTTATAAAAATTGATTACGATAATTTAGAGCAATTAGAAGCCGCATTACAAAATAATTCTAATGTAGCTGGATTTTTAGTAGAACCTATACAAGGTGAAGCAGGTGTTTATGTACCTAGTGAAGGTTATCTTGCCAAAGCAAAAGCGCTTTGCGAAAAATACAATGTGCTATTTATTGCAGACGAAGTACAAACAGGTATTGCAAGAACAGGAAGATTATTAGCAACATGTGGTAATTGTTCTTGTGAAAATAAAAACTGTTCTGGTACTCCAGAAGTAAAACCAGATGTTTTAATCTTAGGTAAAGCATTAAGTGGTGGCGCATATCCTGTAAGTGCTGTGTTAGCTAACGATAATGTAATGAATGTAATAAAACCTGGTAACCACGGAAGTACTTTTGGTGGTAATCCTGTAGCTGCTGCAGTAGCAATAGCTGCTTTAGAAGTCGTAAGAGAAGAAGATCTTGCACAAAAAGCTTACGATTTAGGTGAATTATTTAGAGCTGAAATTAACAAATACATAGAAACAAGTAATATTGTTAATTTAGTAAGAGGTAAAGGGTTATTAAACGCAATTGTTATAAACGATGATGAAGATAGTGATACTGCTTGGAATATTTGTTTAGCATTACGTGATAATGGCTTATTAGCAAAACCAACACATGGAAATATAATACGTTTTGCGCCGCCTTTAGTAATGACTAAAGATCAATTATTAGATTGTGTAAAAATAATCACAGAAACATTAAAGACTTTTGAAAAGTAAAACAAAAAAGCGACCATTTTAGGTCGCTTTTTTTTATTCTGCACTTTGTTGTGCTTGTTGGTATTGTTCCATCATTTGTCTAGATTGTTCTAATAACTCGTCCCAACCAACAGTATAAATTCTATAAATAGTTAACAGCAAGTAAAATATATTAATTATTGTAATGATTAAAGCTACAGTTTTTGCTGTTTTCATTTGATTATATTCACTTTGACCAGTTTCATAATTATCTGGGTTTAATTCTGCGTCTTTTAAACTATTGTTTGCTACTAAATAAGCGCTACCAGATAATAAAAAACCTAGTCCGCCAAAACAGCAGCATAGTAATCCTACAATAGATAAAATGTAAACAAGTGTTGGGTTTAGTCTTTTTTTCATAATGTTAATTGATTAGTTTGTATATAAAATTAAAGAGTATTATTAAG from Mesoflavibacter profundi includes:
- a CDS encoding DUF4268 domain-containing protein, whose product is MFSKEESRRLKQEFWTSFGKSFPRKWILYNTKLKGVSFKFHFDNKKALVALDLEDSLEHRIKYWEKLVALQSILKDEFLPKAIYEEEFFLENGKEISRIYVPLGYKVSIHNKNNWQDVMVFFNDIMSRFEAFFLEYKDIIEG
- a CDS encoding ZIP family metal transporter, yielding MLNIILPILSVVLGVVLVLIFKPNKSSNLKLLLAFSGAFLLSVTVFNFLPEVYHHNHDKPIGIFIMAGILLQIILEFFSKGAEHGHVHLDKNSIKFPWLLFVSLSIHSILEGIPIHAHDQLLYGIIIHKLPIAIILSTFFISSKIGLKKMVLFLGLFALMTPLGTYLSENFTFFTTYFYEISAIVIGIFLHISTTILFESNEGHKFNIVKLSTIVLAVIIAYFI
- a CDS encoding class I SAM-dependent methyltransferase, whose protein sequence is MTNLSKKWYASWFDTPFYHILYKDRDYAEAEAFMTNLTEYLNLPENAKILDLACGKGRHSIFLNKLGYNVVGADLSENSINFAKQFENDTLAFKVHNMCLPIGDTFDAVFNLFTSFGYFEDENDNLNTIKAIQSNLNEFGFGVIDFMNTDYVIKHLVKEDIKTVNGIDFLQQRRVENGYIIKDISFTFENENYKFTERVKAFTLNDFENLFEKANVYLLDVFGDYKLSKYDKNQSERLIMIFK
- a CDS encoding THUMP domain-containing class I SAM-dependent RNA methyltransferase; the encoded protein is MEENFNMVAKTLFGFEDLLVKELKQLGAQDVKAGVRNVTFVGDKGFMYKANLALRTAIKILKPIKTFRVSNEEDLYKQVYNIKWEKYLKPTGSLAIDATVHSKHFTHSKFIALKTKDAIVDRFRDNGGVRPNVDLRFPDLKINVHIDRSVCTISLDSSGESLHRRGYKLATNIAPINEVLAAGLIMLSGWDGQSDFMDPMCGSGTMLAEAAMIACNIPPNLMRKEFAFERWQDWDVELFEKIEESLLKKTRDFHHKIYGYDKSPSAVHKAKENIKNAHLDEFISIKHEDFFKTQRPGEAQKLHMVFNPPYGERLDIEMEQFYKQIGDTLKQNYPNTDAWFITSNLEALKHVGLRPSRKIKLFNAKLESRLIKYEIYAGSKKAKFN
- a CDS encoding sulfatase-like hydrolase/transferase — protein: MMQILHNKYFKLLFYILLPLAILGVLGYYEILKTKILLKELIAFGTFSLLIYSLLAIFFSKINNYIVTITTLFLSFLVFIKISFYHHYKVRLDASAYYVIFETNKTESIEFLKFYFDNYVIIISVLLLALPVLVYFIFGKKETIKITKSLKLLSFLCICITTSIIAFKFKKENLIYNSVLSYKEYKEFKKNLKSELANQLSPFVTVQEIKNKEKETYVVIIGESTSNWHMQLYGYQRETNPLLSEIKEELLVFKNVITSNTHTIIALDKILTFSDYQYPNKKNNTSIVQLANAAGFNTYWITNQRPVGLHESVSTIIGQAANKFIPLSIGNSNEVSLDEKILPELKKVLQNKEEKKIIFIHLMGTHGVYKYRYPDSFNQFTNSPNNIRLNTSNKAIKLINEYDNAITYNDYIVRSIIDQIKALEDKSLVIYFSDHGDELYDTIDFVGHNEYLATKPMYEIPFIVWMSDKYKKENKDSFEFNSYLKRKYILDDFIHSFSDLLKIKHNKFDSTRSIFSPNFKFKKRLIKTNIDYDK
- a CDS encoding DUF6048 family protein; the protein is MKLLRITFFLINTLCIVGYANAQDTLQNTAKPKLKYGLRLGADAGKLIRSFLDDDYKGFEIVGDYRLTKEWYIAGELGTEEKITTNDYLSVTASGSYFKAGADYNMYDNWIGMENMIYAGFRVGASTFSQTRNNYTVYNTNQYWSPQNSSTESIKFSGLSAIWVELQIGIKAEVLNNLFVGINAQLKSMISQDQPENLENLYVPGFNKTYDSNSIGVGYGYTVSYMIPLFKKSNTKKEKKEKEELPENTNN
- a CDS encoding DUF6452 family protein; this translates as MKKIILLLLTFTILTTCERDDLCPESTPTTPSMIVDFKDNNIIENSKSVFNLIIIGVEDDSVFPLSTNVPEDSFLREFSGTDLNQISLPLKTDEDQTQFILIKEFEIDDNDTPDDFSDDFFTGNQELLTINYTREDLYVSRACGYKTIFKTININIDSGTDGPWIFQTIPQNDNLIIEDETITHYIFSH
- the rlmD gene encoding 23S rRNA (uracil(1939)-C(5))-methyltransferase RlmD — translated: MPRRDRNKFVKRGQLIDLDIVDYAFGGKGIARINNELGNFVLFVPNTLPGQKVKARVVKAKKKYAECKLIDVLQKSPDEVNLNFHEISGAPYINLPIEKQHQYKYTSTMDLFKKIGKVTDIEDYFDQFVSSPNLFHYRNKMEYSFSAIGYDHENNTDVDEFTLGFKRRGTWWIGDNLDKDSGLFDKDLEDNLIKIKAYCEATGLNPWHAPKREGFFRYLVVRKSFKTNQLLFNLVTTSNDLNQFDLNEFAKFLVSLFKDRVAGFLHTINDEQGDRTIATSGSINLIYGEDKIVEELLGLNFEISMKSFFQTNPKSAEKLYQKVVDYALEDKEAVDNSVVLDLFCGTGTIGQIIASKSNNTKIVGVDIVASAIEDAKLNAKRNNIKGLEFYAEDVGKFLSKYPQYKNKIQTIILDPARSGIAPKTLNKIINLNAKRMVYVSCNPATQARDTETLINAGFKLKKISLVDQFPHTSHIETVVLFEK
- the rocD gene encoding ornithine--oxo-acid transaminase — translated: MAVLDQLTSQQAMDLENQYGAHNYHPLPVVLSKGEGVFVWDVEGKKYYDFLSAYSAVNQGHCHPKIVGAMVEQAKQLTLTSRAFYNDMLGRYEKFASEYFGFDKLLPMNTGAEAVETALKLCRKWAYEVKGIEENEAEIIVCKNNFHGRTTTIISFSNDPVARKNFGPYTNGFIKIDYDNLEQLEAALQNNSNVAGFLVEPIQGEAGVYVPSEGYLAKAKALCEKYNVLFIADEVQTGIARTGRLLATCGNCSCENKNCSGTPEVKPDVLILGKALSGGAYPVSAVLANDNVMNVIKPGNHGSTFGGNPVAAAVAIAALEVVREEDLAQKAYDLGELFRAEINKYIETSNIVNLVRGKGLLNAIVINDDEDSDTAWNICLALRDNGLLAKPTHGNIIRFAPPLVMTKDQLLDCVKIITETLKTFEK
- a CDS encoding CCC motif membrane protein, which produces MKKRLNPTLVYILSIVGLLCCCFGGLGFLLSGSAYLVANNSLKDAELNPDNYETGQSEYNQMKTAKTVALIITIINIFYLLLTIYRIYTVGWDELLEQSRQMMEQYQQAQQSAE